The segment GAGTCAGACCCTGGACCAAGAAGTCCTGATCGAATAAAAAAAGGAACTAGAAATTATATTGAAATTTTGACTGATGAACAAAAAGAATATAAATATGAATTACTCTTTGAGCATTATGCTACAATGAGATTAATTAAACAAGTTCTTTACAAGATACAAAATATTGATTTCAATATTAAACAATACAAACCTGATAATCTTATTGGATTAACGTATTGATAAATAGGATAATTGTGAATATTATGAAAAGAAACATGCTCTATTAGAGTAGGCAGATGATGGTCAAATAACCGCCAGTGTACATCTCACACCTCTAAGCGTACGGGTCTCGTACTTAGCGGTTCATTAAGCAAAAGAAAATTTGAGTTGATGCTCTGATGGCATATCTCACAGAGATGGGATTTAAGGAAAAAAGTCAAAAATACTTTGCCAACTATCAGTATTCTTTTATTTTTGCAAAAGTATTTTTAACATTAAATTAATTTTTAATAAGTTGAACAAAATTTTGCATTGAATTGAGTAAAACAACAGAAATATACACATATGTATCAAATAAAAATCTTGCCTATATAAAATGTCAGACAGATTTTTTATAAATTCGCAAAAAATAAATATAGGCAACTGACTTTTATGGAACAAAATATTCAAATGCCTGATTTAAAACAAACTAAATATAATTTACATATGAGTGATATGTCAAATATTGGGCACTTGGGTGGGCATATTAGTTAGTTGTGACCAAGTTAATGAAGCGAAATAGAATAGCAAATTTGCTCCAAGAAAAGATTGAAATGAAATGTCCACGGCGCAAATAGCACATTTGGTTTTGCCGACACGTAAAACATCAATCCGAAAAAACCAAAAGAGCTATTTCTTGCCAACGCTCGCAAAAAAACAGATTGATTATAGTAATTAAAACAGGTTATATCTGACAATTATACTATGATTAATAATTTAACTCTATTTATTGCAATTCTATTGAATTATGTTTTATATCTTTGTAAGCAGTTTTAATCTGATAAAGTAACTATGAGAAATAAGTACATATCAAAGCAGTCTAATGAAATCCTGACATTCTTTAATGAACAAGACAGACATTGTTTTGACTATGAACTTGCTAAAAAAGCATTGCCCAAATCTAATGATAGTGCATTAAGAGAACTTCTTAGCGATATGACGCGCAGGGGACTTTTAATGAGAGTAAAAAGAGGATTGTATTACGTAATTCCGTACGAACAAGATGCTGAAACATTTATGCCAGACTGGCATTTGTTAGCTGAATATTTAGTGCAAGATGCAAAATATTACATTGGCTACTATTCTGCCTTACAAGTTTACAATTTAATTACTCAACCGTCATTAAAAGAACAAATTGTAGTTTCAAGACAAGTAAGACCATCAACAATTAAAGTTAAAGAAGTACCATTTCAATTTATCTATCATAATGAAACCCATTTTTTTGGAACAAAGAAAATATGGATAGATAATTTTAATAAAGTTGTTTGTTCAGACCTTGAAAAAACAATTATTGATTGCCTTTTCAAACCTGATTACTCAGGTGGAATTGTTGAAATAGCAAGAGCCATTTATATTTCTCGTGATAAAATCAAATTTAATATTTTATTAGAATATGCTATTAAATTTAATTCACAAGCAGTAGTGAAAAGACTAGGATTCATTTTAGAAATATTAAAAGTTGAAACAAATATAATTGAGGACTTACAGAAATTAAAAACAAATTCTGTTGTGATTTTAGATACTGAACTTCCAAAATCAGGAAAAATAAAAACCAAATGGAGTATTCAACAAAATATTGAAACAGAAACCATTAAAACAGCTATTTATACGTGATAAAACCGGGAGAAATACAAAAGAAAGCAAGAGCAGTAGGTGTTCGAGACCAGCAAATTGAAAAGGATTATATTCTATCTTGGATTTTGCAAGGTGTGGCTATGCATAATGAATTATCAAAAGCAATTGCTTTTAAAGGTGGAACAGTATTGAAGAAAGTATATTTTGAAGATTATAGATTTTCGGAAGACCTTGATTTTACATTATTATATTACAAAATTTCAAATCAACAAATTTTCGATTACTTTAATGAGGTATTTGAATATATTAGAGAAGAAGCCAATATACCATTAGAAATAATTGATGATAATGAACACCAAAATGGTGGAATAAATTTCTACATCAGTTATATCGGTCCGCTTGGCGGAATGGGAATAAATAAACGTGTTAAAGTTGATATTTCGAAAAGTGAGAAATTACAGTTTGAACCAATTAACAAACTTGTTTTCCTAACTTATACTGACCAAGAAGAACATAAATTACTTTGTTACGCTCTTGAAGAAATTCTTGTTGAAAAACTTCGTTCAGTAATGCAAAGAATGCAAGCACGAGATTTTTATGATATATGGTATTTACTTGAAACACACGGATTAGAACTTGACTTTTATATCAATGAGTTTATTGCTAAGTGTGAAAGTAAAAAGGTTAATCCAAAGGAATTTTTCATAAAATTAGAACAACGATTACCGCAATATCAAGCTCGTTGGCAGAAGTCTATGAAAGAACAAATTCAAGATTTACCAGAGTTTGAGCAAGTAGAAAGAGAAACAATGAGATATTTAAGAAAACTGGAAATATGAAAAGTATTTTAGACTACATAGCGAAAGAAACTAACGGGAAAAATTACAAATCGTATAAATACTGTTTTGAGAATGTTGAAGTGCCAAAACTTGAATATGATGATAAACAAGGAATAAAAGTTAAAAGAAGCGGAGAAACTGATAAAAGTCTAAAAACATCAAAATCAATTAAAACATTAGTAAAGAAAGTTCAAGGAAATACATTATTTAAGTACTTTCTTGATGGTTCAAGAAGAACCATACAAAGTTCAATGATATTGCTAATCCTTTCGACGATATGGACATTTAAAACAAAAAATAATAATAAAGAAATAAACGGAATTTTCTGTTTATACTAATGTTGGGCACAAACAAAACAGAGACCTGAGAATGATAAATTTGCTACAAGAAAATATAGAAATAGAAAGCCACTGCACAAATAGCACATTTGGTTTGCCTGTGTGTGCAGGGAAACATGCAAGCACAGTCCTTGGGGGACGTAAGCAACCCGGTTCACACATGCAAGAAAGAGAAAAACAGTTGAACAAAAATATGTATCTTTGTAATTAGAATATTAAAAGTTAATGAAATATGAATGCAGATACTGTAAAAATTGAACTTATTGATTGGATTACAAAATTAAGCGACCAGTATTCAATTAATAAATTATTATCATTAAAAAAGGAATTAAGTGTAACTTCCAAGAGCAAGTCTGCAATTTTCGGTTCGGGGAAAGATCTTATTGAATTTGTTTCCGACGATTTTAATGAACCGATTAATGATTTTTAGGGAATATCAAAAATAAATTATTTAATTGATACACACATCCTACTTTGGTATATTGTAGGCGATAAGAGAATAAAGAAAGATACGAAAATAATAATTGAAGAAAAGAGTAATACGATTTTTATAAGTAATGCTAGTCTTTGGGAAATTGCAATAAAAGTAAGCATCGGAAAACTCAAACTAAAGGTTAGCTTTAAGGATTTGGAAAACTATCTCAAAGAAAAAGAGTTCATTATCCTTGAATTTGACTTTGAAGACTTAGAAACACTTCTTACACTTCCATTTCATCACCAAGACCCATTTGACAGAATGATAATATCTCAAGTTAAAACAAAATCCCTAGAAATTATTACTAATGACGGTATCATCAATAAGTATTTTGAAAATTAACTATGTGTGCTAACACATAAGAATATAAAAACAGCGAAAAACTACTGAGCCCGACTTCCCGATGAAAAATCGGGATTGGACTAAACCCAAGCCAGTGGATTTATAATGAAGGATTTGGCTTATATATAATTTTAATAATTTGGGGAATTTGGAGGGAGGTGGAATTTATAGTGTTTTTTGTTCAACATTTCCCACAATTATTTTACCATAAATTCAATTTTTTCTCACTCTTTACATTTTATGGAAATGAATAAAGATAAAATTGTAGAAAAAAGACAAAAATAGTTTGACAACCGTCAGAATTCTATTATTTTTGCAAAGGTATTATTAACATTAATAATTTATAACAAAGTTGAACGAAATTATGCTTTGAATCGAGTAAAACAACAAAAATATAAACACATGTTTGGGGGAATAATTTTATAAACTTTAAAAATCCAATAGATGACATTATTTAACAAAAGTTCAACATATTCCCGTGAAAAGGGAAATAATAGTTACCCAACTAATAAAAAAAATTAGGGGAAGTTTCCTCTTACACAGATGTTAGGCTTCATATCGGATTTCCAGCAAAGCGTGTTGAATTAAATAAATATTGAATTATGAATATAGAAATTAATGGATTAGAGGAACTTGGTTATCACGTTAAAATACATCGAGAATATATTGAATTGACTCAATCACAGTTAGCTGAAAAAATAGGAAATAATGTTAATAGATCTAATATTGCTCATTTAGAACAAGGCAAACGTCTGCCTGAAAAGGAAAAGTTCAAGCTCATTTGTAAAGGAATCAATCTTCCAAAAGATTTGTGGGAAATGTTTACAGAAGAAAAGTCTATTTTTAGAATAAATTTTGAAGCTCAATTAACTGAATTTGTAGGATTAAGTATAAATTCAAAAAATCTTGACAAAGAAATAATTAAGGTCTTAGAGAACAATCTAAATATTCTATTTAATACAAATTTAACACCAGAACAATCATTAGATTATTTTAATAGTATTGTTATTTATTATGGGATTAAACCTATTTACAAACCTTTTTTCGACAAATATTTAGGAAAAGATGTGTTTAGGACAATAAAAGCTTTTGAGAGTTCTATAACTAAATTTCATATTGATGCAATAAGGTTATATAACACCATTCAAGAAGCCTTTAAACAAATGAATATTATCTCTGATACTTCATTTCAAACAATAATGGAGCAGTTGGAAGAAAAAAATACGGATAATTATACAAATAGAATTGAATGGGATAAAACAAATAAGATTCCTAATAAAGACTTACCATTCTTAGGATATATAGCAGCAAGTAAGGTTAAAAATGAAGAAAAAGAAAGAAAAGTGCTTTCTTCGTTTTTAAAAGAGATTATTGAAAAAAAGAAAGAAGGAACTTTTAATATTGAAGATTATTCTTCAAAGAAACGGAGAAAAATGGACTCATTACTTCGTAAATTTAAG is part of the Bacteroidota bacterium genome and harbors:
- a CDS encoding transcriptional regulator: MRNKYISKQSNEILTFFNEQDRHCFDYELAKKALPKSNDSALRELLSDMTRRGLLMRVKRGLYYVIPYEQDAETFMPDWHLLAEYLVQDAKYYIGYYSALQVYNLITQPSLKEQIVVSRQVRPSTIKVKEVPFQFIYHNETHFFGTKKIWIDNFNKVVCSDLEKTIIDCLFKPDYSGGIVEIARAIYISRDKIKFNILLEYAIKFNSQAVVKRLGFILEILKVETNIIEDLQKLKTNSVVILDTELPKSGKIKTKWSIQQNIETETIKTAIYT
- a CDS encoding type II toxin-antitoxin system VapC family toxin, with protein sequence MNYLIDTHILLWYIVGDKRIKKDTKIIIEEKSNTIFISNASLWEIAIKVSIGKLKLKVSFKDLENYLKEKEFIILEFDFEDLETLLTLPFHHQDPFDRMIISQVKTKSLEIITNDGIINKYFEN
- a CDS encoding nucleotidyl transferase AbiEii/AbiGii toxin family protein; translated protein: MIKPGEIQKKARAVGVRDQQIEKDYILSWILQGVAMHNELSKAIAFKGGTVLKKVYFEDYRFSEDLDFTLLYYKISNQQIFDYFNEVFEYIREEANIPLEIIDDNEHQNGGINFYISYIGPLGGMGINKRVKVDISKSEKLQFEPINKLVFLTYTDQEEHKLLCYALEEILVEKLRSVMQRMQARDFYDIWYLLETHGLELDFYINEFIAKCESKKVNPKEFFIKLEQRLPQYQARWQKSMKEQIQDLPEFEQVERETMRYLRKLEI